The window GGCCATCCACGTGCCGGCCGGCACCACCGGCGGCGCGCCCAGGGCCAACGCCTCGGCCAGCACGCCCGACGTGCAGGCCCGATAACGCCCGTTGAGATACGGCAGCAACACCACGTCGGCCTGCGACACCATGCGATAGTATTCGACCGGCGACAACGGCGCCTCGGCCGCGAAAAGCTGCACCTCGCCCGCCGAAAGGAGTCTCAGCCGCTCCAGGGCTTTGATGCTTTGCGGGTTGTACTGCGGCTGGCTGACGTTGGCCTGAATCAACAGCCGGGCACGACCCGGTGCCAGATAGTCGTCGCGCAACGCCTCGGCCAGGTCGGGCAGCCAGGGAAAACCCTTTTCGTCGCGCGCCTCGCCAAAATAGCCCAGCCGCACCGGACCGGAAGGCGGTCGAGGCACCGGCGAAATCAGCTCCGCCCGGAAGGGAATCGGCAGCACGTCGAACCGCGCTCCCGAAATCGTCTCGTAGTCGCGGGCCAGCGTCGCGGAGTCGGTGTAGAACTTGATGCGCCGGCTGGCGCCCCAGTGGCTGTAGAGCGAAAAGAACATCCGCCGCACGCGGACGGCGGGCGAAGGCGTCGAAGCCTCGGCGGCCGGATCGCCCTCGAACAGGCCGTTGAGAAACTCCAGGTGAAAGGTCGGAGCATGGTCGCCCAACAACTCGATGGCCAGCCCGGCGGCCGCCGCGTCGCGCGGATGGGCCGTGCCCATCAGCACGTGGTCGTCGCGGCCGGCGCCCGCCGTGGCCAAGAACCTCAACAGATCACGCTGGAAGCAGAGCATCTGTTCGACCTCGATCCCGAAGCCCGTCGGCACCAGCGACCGGACGGCCTGCACGATCTTCGCCCGCTGCCGGCGATCGCGCAGCCGCCGCGAAGTTTCGGGCAAGGGCCGGGCCTGGTTCACCACTTCGTCGTCGGCGACGACCCAACGCCGCAGGATGTCTTGCCAGGCGGCGTAAACCTCGGCGTAATGACGCGGGTGCGCCCAGCGCGGCATGCCGCAGTAACCGACGATCCGCCCCAAGTCGTAGATCGCCGGCGGCAGCGCGTAGTAGGCGGTCCGCTCGGCCATCCAGGCCAGGTTCAAGCAAGCCTGCCCGGCCTTCGCGCCAACGCGGCCCAGGGCGCTCGTCGCGTCGAGGCCGAAGGGATCGTCGGCCGGGCGGTGGCCGAGCGGGCAATCGGTGAAGAACAGCGGATAGCTCTCCAGCCAGGTGGGCAGAATCTCGGTGCGGCAATGGACGTGGGTGGCCAGCACTGGGTGCCAGCCCGCACGCCGGGCGGCTTCGGCCAGCGAGACCGAGGTCTCGAAGTAGTGACCCAAATGGTCTCGCAAATTCGGGCTGACGATCAGCAGCTTGCCGGCGGTAGGCATGGGGAATCCAAAATCCAAAATCCAAAATGGCTACGCGGCCTTGGCGGGCGAATAATGCTTGTGGTAGGCGGCCACGATCTTGCCGGCGGGGCCGTCGGCATGCACCTGCCCGTGGTCGAACCACAGCACGCGGTTGCAAATCTTGGCAATCGAGCCCAGGTCGTGGCTCACCATGACAATGATCTTGGCCTTCGACATCATCTCCTCCATCCGGCAACGCGCCTTGTCGCGAAACGACATGTCGCCCACCGACAGCACCTCGTCGACCAGCAGGATTTCGGGTTCGATGGCGGTGGCGATCGAGAAGGCCAGCCGCACCGACATGCCGGCCGAGTAATAGCGGACCGGCATGTTCAAAAAGTCGCCCAGTTCGCTGAAGTCGGCAATCGCTTGCACCTTGCCGCGAATGCTCTTGGGCGTCTCGCCCTGCAAATAGCTGCGATAGCCGATGTTCTCCCAGCCGGTGGCGTCGCCTTCGAAGCCCAAGGCGATGTCAAACAGCGAGCTGATGCGGCCCGCGACGTTGCGCACGCCGCTGGTCGGCGGATAGATGCCGGCCAACAGCTTGAGCACGGTGCTCTTGCCGGCGCCGTTGTGCCCGATGATGCCGACGCGCTCGCCGTCGCGGATCGACAGGTTGACCTCGCGCAGGGCGTGTACCTGCATTCGCGGGCTGGCCGACTTGCGGAACATGCCTCGCACGACGAACTCCTTGAGCGTCAGTCCGGTGTCTTGCCGCACGTTGAAGGTCAAATTGACTTTGTCGAGTTCGATTCGGGCCATAGGCGGAGTTGGATTTCAGTAGGATGAGAGAGTTGCGGATACTAGCCGTCTGCGTTGGATGCTGCCAGCCCGATGTGGGTCGTAGGGTGGGCCGGCGTTCGCAAGTTCGCTGGCCCCACCCTGCCTGTTCTTCTCCGTTTAGCACGTATTACGCCGCCTGCCTGCCAAGTGCTTCGCGGGCTTCGCTGACCGCCTCGGCATAGAGCGAGGCCACGCGTTGCCAATTGTGGATTTCGGCCACGTAACACACGGCCGCGCGGCCCATCTCGCGCCGCCGCTGAGTCTGGTCGAGCAGGCTGCGAAGTGCGTTCTCCAGCGAGCGGTCGGCCGGCGCCAGCGCACCAATCTTGTACACCACATTATCGGGATAGCTGGCGAACGTATCGACGTCGGTCACAATCGTGGGCACGCCGGCGCTGAGCAGGCTCAGCAGCGCTCCCGACGTTTCGCCGCGGGTCGGCGGACGACGAAGGTTCATGGCCACATCGGTGATCGACATCAGGTCGAGAAACGTCTCGATCGGCGCGTGGCCGAAGAACCGCACGCGGTTGCCCAGGCCCAACCGCTCGACGGCGGCCGGCTCGCGACCCTCGTTCATGTCGCCGCCCGCGAAGATCAGCCGAGCGGAGGGAAACTCGCGGCTCAGAGCCGCCAAGGCCTCGATGGCTTCGGCGTGATACTTGGCCCCGTTCAATAGGCCGAAGCAGCTCAAGATCAGATCGTCGTCAGCAAAGCCGAAGCGATGCCGCAAGGCCCGCTTTTCGTCGGGCGACGCGACCGTCACCGACGCCCCATGCGGGATGACTCGCACGCGCGAGGCGATCTGCGGATGAGCACGTGCGATCTGCTCCGCGCCCCAGCGATCGTGAACCACCAGCACGGCGGCGGCTTCGAGCACGCGCCGGTTGAAGGTCAGTCCGCGGCGAACGCAGGCTTGCACGATGCCGCCCGGCTCCGCCCGCCACGCCTCGGCGTTCGAGCGATATTCGTGGCCCAATTCGGCCGATTCGAAGGCGATTTCCCCGGCGATGAAATCGTCGGGCACGCCGGCGCGCAGGGCATAGCCGAAATGGAATTCGGGCAAGGCATAATCGTGCAGCACGACCACGCCCCGCTGCTTGAGCAGCATGTCGTAAAGATAGGCGCAGTAGTGGGTGTTCGCCATCTGGTAGACGATGCCCGCATAGTCGCTCGCGCGGCGAAAACGGTCGAACAGCCGATGATCGCGGCAGGCGAAATCGGCGTTCGAGAGGCTCAACTGCGGCAGATACTCGTGATCGTGATAGAGGTCGATCCAGTAGTGCCGTGCCAGGGCGGCGAGCAAGCGTTCCGAATAGTCGGAGATGCCCGTGCGTTGCGGGAGCAAGGGCGAGAAAAAAGCCAGAGTCGGACGTTGCGGGTGTTTTGGCAGTGCATCGGAAGTAGAGCGTAGGGTGGGACCAGCGAGCTTGCGAGCGCCGGCCCACCACGAGCGCCGATGGTGGGCCGGCGCTCGCAAGCGCGCTGGTCCCACCCTACACCGGCCATCGTCCAGCGCTTCCATGGCACGATCGGCGGCGGCAGCCAGCGAAAAACGGCTGGCGACCAGCGGCGCTCGAAGGCGGAGGCTGGCCTGCATCGTTTCGTCGCAGAGCAATTGGTCCAACTTGGCTGCCAGATCGGCGGGCTGATCGACGTCGGCCAACAGGGCTGCCTCGGCGGCCATCTCCGCGTGCCAGGAACGCCGGTCGACGATGATTGCCGCTCCGCATGGCAAAGCATCGAGCAGCGCCAAGCCCGAACCTTCGTGCGGCGAGACATCGACGAATGCTTCGCAGTGCTGATAAAGCTGCCGCATGTCATCGAGTTCGCCGTCGATCAACAGCATGCGGCCGCTACGGCCTTGCCGGGCGAATTCGGCCTGCCACGCCGCTTGGCGCTCGCCGGGCAAACGGCATGCAATCACGAACTGGAAGCGGTCGGCAACCGCGGCCGGAAGTCGCGTGACGGCGGCCGAGAACACTTGCACGCTGCGGTCCTCGTGGTCGCCGGCCTGGAAGAGCACGAACGGATTGCGGATCCGGAGCGAATCAAGGGCCGCTGGCGACTCTGCGCTGATTGGCTCGCGGAGTTCGAGCGCAGAAGACGCGGCAGGTCCGATGGTCGCCACTCGCCGTTCATCGATGCCGAACGAACGGATCAGGTCGCGTCGCGTCGCTTCGGAAACGGTCAAGAGAAGGTCATACCGCGGCAGTGTCTGCAGCGCCCGCTGATACCGCTGCGAACGGCCGGGATGCTGGACGAAACGATCGGCCACCAGGGCCGGCGCGAGATCGTACACCAGGCCGGCGAGACGAACGCCGTCGATCGGTGCGCTGGGCGGGGCGTAGGCGTCGAGGCAATCGAGCGTCGATGTGGTCAACCACAGGTCGAGTTTGTCATTCGATTGTTCGAGGGCAAGCTGACCGTTCGCAATGTCGCCACGAGAAATGTGTGTCGCCACGCTGCGGAGTTGAACGGAAGTCGCTCCGCACCACGAATCGGCTCCGTCCAGGGCTTCGTGAAAATAAAGAAACCACTCGTGTTCGCTGAACCGCGTAGTGAGCTGTTGTACGATCCCCAGCACATAACGGCCCACGGCCGAATGCGGACGGCGCTGGACGGCAATCATGTCGATTCCGATTCTCATGCCGCGGCCCCCCGATCGGTGTCGGCAACCGACCTCGGCGACAGGCGTAGGGTGGGACCAGCGAGCTTGCGAGCGCCGGCCCACCAAGGGCGACGTCGTTTACGGTGGGCCTGCGCTCGCAAGCTCGCTGGTCCCACCCTACGTCTTTCGAAAACCATCAAGCGTGTCAGGCGTTCACGGACGGCCAACTTGCCGCGTGCCGCCAAGGTATCAAACCAATTGCTTTGTCGCGGCAGCCGGGCGGTCGTCTGCAAGGCATCGAGGCAGCGTTGGGCGACCGCCGGCCAAGTGAACCGACCGGCCTGTTCGAGACCGCGAACGCGGAATTCGTCCGCCAGCCGCCGGTCGTCGAGCATCGCAGCAATCTTGTTCGCGAGATCCTGGGCGTCGTCCACGTCGGCCAATAGCCCGGCGTCGCCGACGACCTCAATCTGCGACGAATTGCGGCCGGCCACCACAGGCGTACCGCACTGCATGGCTTCCACCAGCGGCAGCCCGAAGCCTTCGTAGCGCGATGGGAAGACGAAGGCAGCCGCATGTTGATAAAGCGTGCGAAGCCCTGCGTCGTCGAGCGACTCGGTAAGCACAATCCGTTGGCCAATGGCCGAGCGAGCGATTACGTCGCGCGCCCGTCCTGCGTCGTCGTCATTGCTCGGTGCGCACGTGACGACGAATTGATGAGAAGCGATAAGGCGCGCGGGGAGCCGCTCGAACGCCGTCAACAAGCCCGACAGGTTCTTGCGGTAGTCGAGGGCCGTCAGGGCATAAACGAAGGGCCGCTCGATTCTCTGCTCGGCCAACCATCGGGCTGCGCGATTATCGGCCGAGTGTGTGTCGGCCGGGCAGAAAAAGCCTGCGTCGCTGCCGGCGCCGATGTTGACGACACGATCGGGCGAGACACGCAGCAGTTCGATGACATCGCGCCGCCCCGATTCGGAGATCGTGAGGAGCGCGTCGTAATTTCTTAAGGCGGCCCGTGCCCGGCGATACGATTGGGCGATGCCCGGATGGTGAAGATATTCGTCCGGAAACCGCCAGGGAATCAGGTCGTAGACGATGGCCGCCAGTCGCGGGCCGCGCCGCGACGGGAAAGGAGGCAGGTAACCGTGAAAATTCTCCAACGGGCACGTGAACAACAGCACGTCGAGCTCGTCGCGGTTTTCGCTGGCCAGTTGGTGGGCGGCGGCGTGCAAGCTGCCGCTGGTGGGCAACGTGCGCACCGTAACGTGCGGGCCGACGAGGTCGGCGGTTTGCGGCAGGCCCTCGTAGTAGTAGAGAAAGAACTCGTGCTTCGATGCAAGCGACAGTTCGCCGACGAGGCCGCGCGCGTAGCGGCCGGTGCCGCGAGTGCGACCCGCCGATTGGTCCGCCAGCATGTCGACGCCGATTTTCATCGATGGTGTCCGTGATCCGTGTAGGGTGGGACCAGCGAGCTTGCGAGCGCCGGCCCACCGCAAACGACGTCGCTTACGGTGGGCCGGCGCTCGCAAGCTCGCTGGTTCCACCCTACAGGTAAAAGATCAAGCGGCGTTGCAAGCGCACGAGCATCAGCACGGCCAGGGCGAACGCCACGGCGGTGATCGCCCCTACGCAGGTCCATGCCCGCAGCGTGGGAAAATTGCCGTTGAGCACCGGCTGACGCACCAGGTCGAGCAGGATGGCCGCCGGGTTATAGTCGGTGAGCCAAGCCAGGCCGCGTTCCTTCATTTGTTCGGGCGGAATGAAAATCGGCGTGGCGTAAAACATGATCTGCAGGCCGATGTCGAGCAGGTGTTTCATGTCGGCGAACCGCACGTGCGCGAAACCCGCCATGACGGCCAGCGACCAGCCGAGCACGATGAAGATCGCCAATGTCGGCACCAGTGAGGTGATGGCCGCCAGGTTGCCGAAGCCCTTGAACCACCAGGTGAGCATCAGCACGACGATGAGTGCCAGCCCGAAGTGAAAGGCCGCGCCCAACACCGTGCGCAAGGGATAGATGGCCAGCGGCGCGGGATGCTGGCGGATGTACGACTCACCGTTGAAGAACGTGTCGCAGCCTTGCGTGACGGTCGACGACAAATAGTTCCAGGTGGTGAGGCCCGACAAAAGGAACGGCCCATAGTTGGCCACCTCCATGTCGAACAGCTTGTGAAACACGATGCAGATGACCGTGGTCATGGCGATGGGGTGCAAAAGCGACCAGCCCAGGCCGAGCACCGAGCGGCGATACCGGGTGCGCAGGTCTTTCTTCACCAGCGACAGCCAGAAGTAGCGGCAGCGCCAGATGGCGGCGGTGTATTCCACGGCGGCAAGATTCGATTTCATGGAGTTGTTCTCAAGGTAAGCGCTCTGCCCCAGCCACCGCGGTTTGTTGTCCATAAACAAGATCCCCAATGTTTTCATGCCGCCTTGCGGCTCGGTACGGGAGTAGCCTGCAGGCGAGCACATGCCGCGGCCAGGGCGGGCGCGGCATGCACCGAATCCAATGCGGACGACAGACGCCGCCAAACTTGCTCGGCACTCGCCAGGTCGGACATTCGCTGGCGGCCGCACTCGGCCATCGACTGGTATCGGGTGGGATCACGCCGCACGGCTTCGTAGCTCAAGCGCAACTGCTCGACGAGGTCGCGCCGCCGGACCGTTTGCCAGGTCGTGCCGCGGCGTTGCGTCGGGTCCCACTGCCAATGAGTCCGCTCCGCGTGCGACGGCACCACGAAGGCCACGCGATCGTCGACATACTCCGCCATCGCCGTGTGTGCCGGAGCAATGCCGGGCCGTCCGGCTGCCAGGGCATCCTGCAACGGCAAGCAAGCCCCTTCGGCGTGCGAGGCGTTGAGATAGTAGGTGCTGGCACGGGCGATTTCGATCATCTGCTCGTCGGACAAGTAGGCGCCGACGATCACGACTTTTGCCCGATGGCGGATTCTCAACCGCCGGTAAAAGTGCAAGACATTGTGCAGCGCTTCCTGCCGCATCCGCTGGCTGACCGCCAGCTTGACGACCAGCGTGGCGTCTTCGTCGCCCAAGGCCCGCAAAAAGGCGTCGATGATGCCGCGCCAGTTCTTGCGAATATCGAACGGGTTGAGAATGGTGCTATACACGACGCCCGAAAGGTCGATGCGGTCGCTGGTGGCGAACGGAATGGGGAACAGGTCGGCCGCGGTGAGCGTGACGGGCGGCGGCTCTTTGCCGATCATGGCATGGCTTCTCGAGGCCAGGCGGCGGTGCAACGCCTTCGGAAGCAAGGGGCGCACCCCGCGGCGATAGGCGATGCGGCACTGCTCGCGGACCTTGACGCCAGCCCGTTGGGCCGCACGCCGGGCGATCTGCCCCAACCGCGGCGCCGGCACCGCTTGCGGCAGCACATAGCACGGGCAGTCGAGCACGACCCGCTGCCGCGGCTCCCAAGGCGGCACGCGGAAGTAGTCGTCGGCGATCGGCACGGACACGACTTCCAGCGGTGTTTTCACCCCGGCCCGCACAAAGGAATCGCGCGTGAACTCGCAGGCCGTCAGAATCAGATCGAGGCAATCG of the Pirellulales bacterium genome contains:
- a CDS encoding glycosyltransferase, translated to MRIGIDMIAVQRRPHSAVGRYVLGIVQQLTTRFSEHEWFLYFHEALDGADSWCGATSVQLRSVATHISRGDIANGQLALEQSNDKLDLWLTTSTLDCLDAYAPPSAPIDGVRLAGLVYDLAPALVADRFVQHPGRSQRYQRALQTLPRYDLLLTVSEATRRDLIRSFGIDERRVATIGPAASSALELREPISAESPAALDSLRIRNPFVLFQAGDHEDRSVQVFSAAVTRLPAAVADRFQFVIACRLPGERQAAWQAEFARQGRSGRMLLIDGELDDMRQLYQHCEAFVDVSPHEGSGLALLDALPCGAAIIVDRRSWHAEMAAEAALLADVDQPADLAAKLDQLLCDETMQASLRLRAPLVASRFSLAAAADRAMEALDDGRCRVGPARLRAPAHHRRSWWAGARKLAGPTLRSTSDALPKHPQRPTLAFFSPLLPQRTGISDYSERLLAALARHYWIDLYHDHEYLPQLSLSNADFACRDHRLFDRFRRASDYAGIVYQMANTHYCAYLYDMLLKQRGVVVLHDYALPEFHFGYALRAGVPDDFIAGEIAFESAELGHEYRSNAEAWRAEPGGIVQACVRRGLTFNRRVLEAAAVLVVHDRWGAEQIARAHPQIASRVRVIPHGASVTVASPDEKRALRHRFGFADDDLILSCFGLLNGAKYHAEAIEALAALSREFPSARLIFAGGDMNEGREPAAVERLGLGNRVRFFGHAPIETFLDLMSITDVAMNLRRPPTRGETSGALLSLLSAGVPTIVTDVDTFASYPDNVVYKIGALAPADRSLENALRSLLDQTQRRREMGRAAVCYVAEIHNWQRVASLYAEAVSEAREALGRQAA
- a CDS encoding glycosyltransferase, which encodes MMPSDLSTPSTAQRALFTTSSLSAGEVADRCGDDCYSYFFVQRAFLPLLQRWGSVEEVSQSPARVHEAVAAARDAGQTAVHISFLPLQYLQLTEGAANVAFPFWEYPDIPSYDVAGNPRNNWLRMADCLDLILTACEFTRDSFVRAGVKTPLEVVSVPIADDYFRVPPWEPRQRVVLDCPCYVLPQAVPAPRLGQIARRAAQRAGVKVREQCRIAYRRGVRPLLPKALHRRLASRSHAMIGKEPPPVTLTAADLFPIPFATSDRIDLSGVVYSTILNPFDIRKNWRGIIDAFLRALGDEDATLVVKLAVSQRMRQEALHNVLHFYRRLRIRHRAKVVIVGAYLSDEQMIEIARASTYYLNASHAEGACLPLQDALAAGRPGIAPAHTAMAEYVDDRVAFVVPSHAERTHWQWDPTQRRGTTWQTVRRRDLVEQLRLSYEAVRRDPTRYQSMAECGRQRMSDLASAEQVWRRLSSALDSVHAAPALAAACARLQATPVPSRKAA
- a CDS encoding ABC transporter ATP-binding protein: MARIELDKVNLTFNVRQDTGLTLKEFVVRGMFRKSASPRMQVHALREVNLSIRDGERVGIIGHNGAGKSTVLKLLAGIYPPTSGVRNVAGRISSLFDIALGFEGDATGWENIGYRSYLQGETPKSIRGKVQAIADFSELGDFLNMPVRYYSAGMSVRLAFSIATAIEPEILLVDEVLSVGDMSFRDKARCRMEEMMSKAKIIVMVSHDLGSIAKICNRVLWFDHGQVHADGPAGKIVAAYHKHYSPAKAA
- a CDS encoding ABC transporter permease, yielding MKSNLAAVEYTAAIWRCRYFWLSLVKKDLRTRYRRSVLGLGWSLLHPIAMTTVICIVFHKLFDMEVANYGPFLLSGLTTWNYLSSTVTQGCDTFFNGESYIRQHPAPLAIYPLRTVLGAAFHFGLALIVVLMLTWWFKGFGNLAAITSLVPTLAIFIVLGWSLAVMAGFAHVRFADMKHLLDIGLQIMFYATPIFIPPEQMKERGLAWLTDYNPAAILLDLVRQPVLNGNFPTLRAWTCVGAITAVAFALAVLMLVRLQRRLIFYL
- a CDS encoding glycosyltransferase family 1 protein, translating into MKIGVDMLADQSAGRTRGTGRYARGLVGELSLASKHEFFLYYYEGLPQTADLVGPHVTVRTLPTSGSLHAAAHQLASENRDELDVLLFTCPLENFHGYLPPFPSRRGPRLAAIVYDLIPWRFPDEYLHHPGIAQSYRRARAALRNYDALLTISESGRRDVIELLRVSPDRVVNIGAGSDAGFFCPADTHSADNRAARWLAEQRIERPFVYALTALDYRKNLSGLLTAFERLPARLIASHQFVVTCAPSNDDDAGRARDVIARSAIGQRIVLTESLDDAGLRTLYQHAAAFVFPSRYEGFGLPLVEAMQCGTPVVAGRNSSQIEVVGDAGLLADVDDAQDLANKIAAMLDDRRLADEFRVRGLEQAGRFTWPAVAQRCLDALQTTARLPRQSNWFDTLAARGKLAVRERLTRLMVFERRRVGPASLRAQAHRKRRRPWWAGARKLAGPTLRLSPRSVADTDRGAAA